A genome region from Solanum pennellii chromosome 12, SPENNV200 includes the following:
- the LOC107006461 gene encoding acylsugar acyltransferase 3-like: MASTILSPSTLLISQKIIKPSSPTPPTKKLHNLSLIDQAIANIYIPFALFYTKQQLNSIPKSPSQISHILENSLSQILTLYYPYGGRLHDNTIVDCDDTGAEFLQVQIDSSISEALDCHNTFIERAIFPENLPWKNYTNRGLIVAQLSYFNCGGIAISMCSSHKIGDGCNSYYMFRDWAKITSNPNGVKPIISYLEQSIYPSPPSGPLNSPIIGLKKEDCVQRRYIFSPSKLNELKTLVIAETEIQNPTRTEVVSGLLFKSIVFAIKANSGSFLPSTLVQHIDLRNQLNLPQNIVGNILTSFSTSIYNEESMKLSIIVSEMRKGKEQAYKSDNVKQNVLVDKIFESTLAKEEMYHSSSSSSTCDTYLCSSFVKFPFHEIDFGWGKPIKVSVANGPFGKVIYLMGNQSGGIDAFVMLSEQDMFVLERDTQLLEFAYLVPIS; this comes from the exons ATGGCCTCAACTATATTGTCACCTTCAACACTACtaatttcacaaaaaatcaTCAAACCCTCATCCCCAACTCCTCCTACAAAAAAATTGCACAATCTTTCTCTTATAGATCAAGCCATAGCAAATATTTACATACCCTTTGCCCTTTTCTACACAAAACAACAACTTAATTCAATTCCAAAAAGCCCTTCTCAAATATCTCATATTCTTGAAAATTCTCTTTCACAAATTTTAACCTTATATTATCCATATGGTGGGAGGTTACATGACAACACTATCGTCGATTGTGATGACACTGGAGCTGAGTTCTTACAAGTACAAATCGATAGTTCAATTTCCGAGGCTCTTGATTGTCACAACACTTTTATTGAACGTGCAATATTTCCTGAAAATTTACCTTGGAAAAATTATACGAATCGTGGATTAATCGTAGCTCAACTTAGCTATTTTAATTGTGGAGGAATAGCTATAAGTATGTGTAGTTCACATAAAATTGGAGATGGATGCAATAGTTATTATATGTTTCGTGATTGGGCTAAGATAACAAGTAATCCAAATGGTGTAAAACCAATTATTTCCTATTTGGAGCAATCTATTTATCCATCTCCTCCAAGTGGTCCTTTAAATTCCCCAATCAttggtttaaaaaaagaagattgtGTACAAAGAAG gTATATATTTTCACCTTCAAAATTAAATGAACTCAAGACCCTAGTTATCGCGGAAACAGAAATTCAAAATCCTACTCGTACAGAAGTTGTTAGCGGACTTCTATTCAAAAGTATAGTATTCGCGATCAAGGCAAATTCGGGTTCATTTCTCCCCTCTACATTGGTTCAACATATTGATTTGAGAAATCAACTGAATTTGCCACAAAATATAGTAGGAAATATCCTCACATCTTTTTCCacatcaatatacaatgaagaAAGCATGAAATTATCAATAATAGTTAGTGAAatgagaaaaggaaaagaacaagCTTACAAAAGTGACAATGTGAAACAAAATGTATTGgttgataaaatatttgaatcaaCTTTAGCAAAGGAAGAAATGTAccatagtagtagtagtagtagtactTGTGACACTTATTTATGTagtagttttgtaaaatttccaTTTCATGAAATAGATTTTGGATGGGGAAAGCCTATAAAAGTTAGTGTAGCAAATGGACCATTTGGTAAAGTAATTTACTTGATGGGTAATCAAAGTGGTGGAATTGATGCTTTTGTGATGTTAAGTGAACAAGATATGTTTGTGCTGGAACGTGACACTCAACTTCTTGAATTTGCGTATTTAGTTCCAATTTCTtag
- the LOC107005833 gene encoding uncharacterized protein LOC107005833: MASLVPEVLIKLLQSMNSNVKVRGEYRSVLLQVISIVPALSGSELWPNHGFFIKVSDSSHSTYVTLSKEDNEFILNNKLQLGQFFYVDKMEAGTPVPVLVGVRPIPGRHPFVGNPKDLMQMLEQSEVPDQENSSTTDPKSNELVEMKKEIDKKKKFVIKEEKAVVASRYMQGVSNQNVKIGGNDHGTGAKGVENDSSGADHKVVPLKGKQPEVKSTQTQPTTPSRSRSDAFSPNTDVNVINSRELSTTPKFSTLKRTSTKQENIRENCPFSETLIPWSSLPANLAKPGKGILRRKKLASLIAAEAQEEALTATNLLHCISMFAELCSSASPESPHLNLSKFFTLNQLMDQTNMKSNEQILDNFASKLSLQDKELIKSSKKTRSLNDTKSTPKSLIEVSLSEKVEWAKGDGSKGVKELRDVLFNEMQSWFLKFLDEALDVGFQLSEQEHKKKKRIVQQTDTNNQIALALSQLKHANDWLDKLQSKSALNKDVAETVDRLKQKLYACLLLHIDSAASALGKPCS; encoded by the exons ATGGCGTCTCTCGTACCAGAAGTACTAATTAAGCTTCTACAGAGTATGAACTCCAATGTAAAAGTCCGCGGAGAGTATAGATCAGTACTTTTACAAGTAATCAGCATTGTCCCCGCGTTGAGTGGTTCAGAACTGTGGCCAAACCACGGCTTCTTTATCAAAGTCTCCGATTCTTCTCATTCGACTTATGTTACACTGTCAAAAGAAGACAATGAGTTCATTTTGAACAACAAATTGCAACTTGGACAGTTCTTCTATGTTGACAAAATGGAAGCTGGAACACCGGTCCCAGTCTTAGTTGGCGTTAGGCCAATTCCAGGGCGACATCCATTTGTTGGCAATCCGAAGGATCTTATGCAAATGCTGGAACAATCTGAGGTACCTGATCAGGAAAATAGTAGTACTACTGATCCAAAGTCGAATGAATTGgttgaaatgaaaaaagagatcgataagaagaagaaatttgttATCAAAGAGGAAAAGGCGGTTGTTGCATCCAGGTATATGCAAGGTGTGTCAAACCAGAACGTAAAGATTGGTGGAAATGATCACGGTACTGGTGCAAAAGGCGTTGAAAATGACAGTAGCGGAGCAGATCATAAGGTTGTACCTTTGAAAGGGAAACAACCAGAGGTTAAAAGTACTCAG ACACAGCCTACAACTCCTTCTCGTAGTCGTTCTGATGCATTTTCTCCAAACACAGATGTCAATGTGATTAATAGCAGGGAGCTTTCGACAACTCCAAAGTTTTCAACTCTAAAACGCACTAGCACCAAACAAGAAAACATTAGAGAGAACTGTCCATTTTCCGAAACACTCATACCTTGGTCCTCTCTACCAGCCAACCTCGCAAAGCCAGGGAAG GGGATCCTTAGAAGGAAAAAGTTAGCTTCTTTAATAGCAGCAGAAGCTCAAGAAGAAGCATTGACAGCAACCAATCTTCTTCATTGCATCAG caTGTTTGCTGAACTATGCTCATCTGCATCACCAGAGAGCCCTCATCTAAATTTGTCCAAATTTTTCACCCTCAATCAACTCATGGATCAAACGAATATGAAATCAAATGAACAAATCCTAGATAACTTTGCTTCAAAATTATCTTTACAAGACAAGGAGCTGATCAAATCAAGCAAGAAGACACGTTCCTTGAACGATACtaaaagtacccctaagtcattgatCGAAGTTTCTTTGTCTGAAAAGGTAGAATGGGCAAAAGGAGACGGTTCTAAAGGCGTTAAGGAGTTAAGAGATGTTCTGTTCAACGAAATGCAATCGTGGTTTCTTAAATTCCTGGATGAAGCACTTGACGTTGGCTTCCAACTGAGTGAGCAAGAACACAAAAAGAAGAAACGTATTGTACAACAAACGGATACAAACAACCAAATTGCTCTCGCGTTGTCACAACTTAAACATGCCAATGACTGGTTGGACAAGCTACAGAGTAAATCAGCTTTGAATAAAGATGTTGCTGAGACAGTTGACAGATTGAAGCAAAAACTCTACGCGTGTTTACTTCTTCATATCGATTCAGCTGCTTCAGCTCTTGGAAAACCATGTTCATAA
- the LOC107007251 gene encoding COP1-interacting protein 7-like, protein MESSMLLDYAVFQLSPKRSRCELFVSSDGNTEKLASGLLKPFVTHLKVAEEQVALAVQSIKLEVKRCKNSETWFTKGTLERFVRFVSTPEVLELVNTLDAEMSQLEAAGRIYSQGEGYQFSSTGSGGSGVTVAADATKKELLRAIDVRLTAVRQDLSTASSRAAAAGFNLDTVSELQMFADQFGAHRLNEACNKFISVSERRPDLINPWKGVPRDDQAVRCSYGSDMSIDEDPAISVHPSTLSHSTSPESYLKQQQHPHHLVQYMPSMGQQLTPLLQHSRESNIKSEQKSKEREVIAEKEKEEDTSSQKAESTELSRHKRRLSVQDRISLFENKQKEENFGSAGKLVVGKPVELQRLSFGVSVPPVTEKAVLRRWSGASDMSIDLTGDKDTESPQCTPSASVSQSKPNDQKTSGLTDTASFGRPNLCSVPSVVGSSKLNEQTDPNLRVAYTNEKEEVAGAKQLFGSCRNIEVSSKSISNSTSGIFDSDGWKEQASGKARSIPLIRKAEEKSLKNQLEPGGELLTSPGIKGDQIASTPNSNFKEFQGGDEFGGSKGQLVHQAPGLKKHGAQQESEYAKAKIWNHEEPGSSDLSVSQRDKASQRTTEDSVQLDSSSRVEVTESFSTKGIENNSPYLQSRLPSPGETEEVEKVELAPSEKVEGASGSKGEDFRHQLVKRKKQGAAEQIRKAQDSRDESNSGTRKVMLSGKMFMEAQEGPKSFLTPPIGKVQRARQSKGNQELNDELKMKANELERLFADHKLRAPEDQSNSSRKSKASDMQGWQVATSSNQKPVVDKSLVQLSDSNMLREPATSSNDIERFAVTPPTKEANNQTFGDFLNRTSSELSFSDGSQGKFYERYMQKRDAKLRAEWNSNRVEKEAKLKALEDSLERSRADMKTKFAGSTDKGSAVSGARRRAERLQSFNSRSILKRNQQQLVFEQSDEEEGISEFPKQKKYGEDRSSDETFVGEDGSKNTQNKKQLPVKSFSSSTPRTSLVPVPRSGKKVSSSSSGRRRFPSDNPLAQSVPNFSDIRKENTKSSSAVGKTTHSQSRNYTGDKSSREGVSLVKEDKSWRSQSLRRSSANVGEFREASPLNSDGVVAPLRFQMEQSLNDKFLKNSDSKTFLIKGKDPVFSTRAGLTKKGSSVISKVEDNNNEYNDMALEPNDTADRLLDKEEEEFENMTAELRSYFDYGEPRLSHDSEKMVTSGSESGDVLRSFSLVDSALEAVLPSGFLSGGTVQDSVGESHVSWNLHAHQPFSYAQEIIDVDASVDSPVGSPVSWNSQSLSQTESDATRNRKKWGMAQKPMFVANAAQSQSRKDTSGGFKRLLKFGKKNRGTDNIVDLISATTSEGDDDTEDGRDPYNRSSEYLRMSRMGLSQGHPLDDSSCRDEVFSERVQSLHTSILALPDNFKSKEDYLSGSSIKAPKSFFSLSTFRGKGSDSKPR, encoded by the exons ATGGAATCCAGTATGCTGCTTGATTATGCGGTTTTCCAGCTATCACCAAAACGCTCTCG ATGTGAATTGTTTGTTTCCAGTGATGGTAATACGGAGAAACTGGCATCAGGATTATTAAAGCCGTTTGTGACCCATTTAAAGGTTGCAGAAGAACAAGTTGCATTGGCAGTTCAGTCTATAAAGCTTGAAGTTAAAAGGTGTAAAAATTCTGAAACATGGTTCACAAAGGGAACTCTAGAAAG GTTTGTGAGGTTTGTCAGCACACCGGAAGTTTTGGAGCTTGTCAATACCTTGGATGCAGAAATGTCTCAACTTGAAGCTGCCGGAAGAATATATTCCCAG GGAGAAGGGTACCAGTTTAGTAGCACAG GAAGTGGTGGATCTGGAGTTACAGTAGCAGCTGATGCAACAAA GAAGGAGTTATTGCGAGCTATTGATGTGAGGCTTACTGCAGTACGGCAGGACTTAAGTACAGCTTCTTCTCGTGCAGCAGCTGCTGGTTTCAATCTAGACACAGTATCAGAACTTCAAATGTTTGCAGATCAGTTTGGTGCCCATCGCTTGAA TGAAGCATGCAACAAATTTATATCCGTGAGTGAGAGGCGGCCAGACTTGATCAATCCGTGGAAAGGGGTGCCAAGAGATGATCAAGCTGTTCGTTGCTCTTATGGATCAGACATGTCGATTGACGAGGACCCTGCTATATCCGTCCATCCATCCACTCTGTCCCATTCTACCAGTCCAGAATCCTATTTGAAACAACAGCAACATCCACACCACCTTGTCCAATATATGCCCTCGATGGGTCAGCAACTGACACCCCTCTTGCAACATAGCagagaatctaacataaaatcAGAACAGAAGAGTAAGGAAAGGGAAGTCATTGCtgagaaagaaaaggaagaggACACTTCATCCCAGAAAGCCGAATCGACCGAGCTTAGTAGACATAAAAGGCGGCTCAGCGTGCAGGACCGTATCAGCTTGTTTGAGAACAAGCAGAAGGAGGAAAATTTTGGGAGTGCTGGCAAGCTAGTGGTTGGAAAACCTGTAGAGCTTCAGAGGTTGTCATTTGGTGTCTCAGTCCCTCCTGTCACTGAAAAGGCGGTGTTGAGAAGATGGAGTGGTGCCAGTGATATGAGCATTGATTTGACTGGTGACAAGGACACTGAGAGCCCTCAATGCACTCCTTCTGCCTCTGTTTCTCAGTCCAAGCCAAATGACCAAAAGACATCAGGTTTGACTGATACAGCAAGTTTTGGCAGGCCAAATTTATGTAGTGTTCCATCTGTGGTTGGTAGCAGCAAATTAAATGAACAGACAGATCCTAATTTGAGGGTTGCATATACAAATGAAAAGGAAGAGGTGGCAGGTGCAAAGCAATTATTTGGTTCTTGTAGGAATATTGAAGTTTCTTCCAAGTCTATATCAAATTCTACTTCAGGTATCTTCGATAGTGATGGATGGAAAGAACAAGCTAGTGGAAAGGCTAGGTCAATCCCACTTATTAGAAAGGCTGAGGAAAAGAGTCTGAAAAATCAACTGGAACCTGGAGGAGAGTTGCTCACATCCCCTGGAATTAAGGGCGATCAAATTGCTTCAACTCCCAACTCAAACTTCAAGGAGTTCCAAGGGGGTGATGAGTTTGGAGGGAGTAAAGGCCAATTGGTTCATCAGGCTCCTGGCCTGAAGAAACATGGTGCTCAGCAAGAGAGTGAATATGCGAAGGCCAAGATTTGGAATCATGAGGAACCTGGATCAAGTGATCTTTCTGTTTCTCAACGAGATAAGGCTTCTCAAAGGACTACAGAGGACTCTGTGCAGTTGGATAGTAGTTCTAGAGTAGAAGTTACAGAATCTTTTTCTACTAAAGGCATTGAAAATAATTCTCCTTACCTGCAATCAAGATTGCCATCACCTGGTGAAACTGAGGAAGTTGAAAAGGTTGAGTTGGCCCCGTCTGAGAAAGTAGAAGGTGCTTCTGGATCAAAGGGAGAGGATTTCAGACACCAACTAGTGAAGCGTAAAAAACAAGGTGCTGCTGAACAGATCAGGAAGGCACAAGATAGCAGAGATGAAAGCAATTCTGGAACAAGAAAAGTGATGTTGTCCGGCAAAATGTTTATGGAGGCTCAGGAGGGACCCAAGTCGTTTTTGACACCCCCTATAGGGAAAGTGCAGAGGGCAAGGCAGTCAAAAGGAAACCAGGAGTTGAATGACGAGCTGAAAATGAAAGCTAATGAGCTTGAAAGGCTTTTTGCTGACCACAAACTACGTGCCCCTGAAGACCAATCTAATTCTAGCAGGAAGAGCAAGGCCAGCGACATGCAAGGATGGCAAGTTGCAACTTCTTCCAACCAGAAGCCTGTTGTAGATAAGTCTCTTGTTCAATTATCTGACAGTAACATGTTGAGAGAACCTGCCACAAGTTCCAATGATATAGAGAGGTTTGCTGTTACTCCACCGACTAAAGAGGCTAACAATCAGACGTTTGGAGATTTTTTAAATAGGACTTCCTCTGAGCTAAGTTTTTCAGATGGCTCCCAAGGAAAATTCTATGAGAGATATATGCAGAAACGGGATGCAAAACTTAGGGCAGAATGGAATTCTAATAGAGTTGAGAAGGAAGCCAAATTGAAGGCATTGGAGGATAGCCTTGAGAGGAGTAGAGCTGATATGAAGACCAAGTTTGCAGGATCCACTGACAAGGGCAGTGCTGTCTCTGGTGCTCGTCGGCGTGCTGAGAGACTTCAATCATTTAATTCTAGGTCCATTTTGAAGAGAAACCAG CAACAATTAGTTTTTGAGCaaagtgatgaagaagaagGTATTTCTGAATTTCCAAAGCAGAAAAAATATGGTGAAGACAGGTCTTCTGATGAAACATTTGTTGGGGAAGATGGTTCTAAAAACACTCAGAACAAGAAACAGTTACCTGTCAAAAGTTTTTCTTCATCCACCCCTCGCACTTCACTAGTACCTGTTCCAAGATCTGGCAAGAAAGTTTCTAGTAGTTCTTCAGGTAGACGAAGGTTTCCATCTGACAATCCTCTTGCTCAGTCTGTCCCAAACTTCTCTGACATCAGAAAGGAAAACACCAAGTCTTCTTCTGCAGTTGGTAAAACCACTCATTCACAATCTAGGAACTATACCGGTGATAAAAGCTCCAGAGAAGGGGTATCTCTAGTCAAGGAGGACAAATCATGGCGATCACAATCCTTGAGGCGAAGCTCTGCCAATGTGGGAGAATTTAGGGAAGCATCTCCGTTGAATTCAGATGGTGTTGTGGCACCACTCAGGTTTCAGATGGAGCAAAGTCTCAATgataaatttctaaaaaattcaGACTCGAAGACTTTCTTAATAAAGGGTAAAGACCCTGTCTTCAGCACTAGAGCTGGTCTGACAAAGAAAGGGTCTTCTGTCATATCAAAGGTTGAAGACAATAATAACGAATATAATGACATGGCCCTTGAGCCTAATGATACAGCAGATAGGCTCCTGGATAAGGAAGAGGAAGAATTTGAGAACATGACAGCTGAACTTCGGTCATACTTCGATTATGGGGAGCCAAGACTGAGCCATGATTCAGAGAAGATGGTGACCTCTGGATCAGAAAGTGGTGATGTTTTGAGATCATTTTCTCTGGTGGACTCTGCTCTGGAAGCTGTATTGCCTTCCGGCTTTCTTTCTGGTGGAACTGTACAAGATTCTGTGGGAGAAAGTCACGTATCATGGAATTTACATGCTCACCAACCTTTTTCTTATGCTCAAGAGATAATTGATGTTGATGCATCTGTGGACTCGCCTGTGGGAAGTCCTGTGTCCTGGAATTCACAGTCTCTAAGTCAGACAGAGAGTGATGCAActagaaatagaaagaaatggGGAATGGCTCAGAAACCTATGTTTGTGGCGAATGCTGCTCAAAGTCAATCGCGCAAGGATACATCTGGAGGATTTAAACGGTTATTGAAATTCGGGAAGAAAAATCGTGGCACAGATAACATAGTTGACCTGATTTCTGCAACTACCTCTGAAGGAGATGATGACACAGAAGATGGACGTGATCCTTATAATCGATCTTCAGAATATCTTAGAATGTCAAGAATGGGCCTCTCACAAGGGCATCCACTCGATGATAGCTCGTGCAGGGATGAGGTTTTCAGTGAACGAG TTCAATCCTTGCACACTTCTATTCTGGCACTTCCAGATAATTTCAAATCGAAGGAGGATTATTTATCAGGGAGCTCAATTAAAG ctccaaaatcatttttttccttatcGACATTCAGAGGCAAAGGAAGTGATTCAAAACCAAGATAG